One genomic segment of Mycolicibacterium chubuense NBB4 includes these proteins:
- a CDS encoding sugar porter family MFS transporter — MAGQGGPVGETPEIFDEGQDFSSGKTAIRIASVAALGGLLFGYDSAVINGAVDSIQEDFGIGNAELGFAVASALLGAAAGAMTAGRIADRIGRIAVMKIAAVLFLISAFGTGFAHEVWAVVLFRIIGGIGVGVASVIAPAYIAETSPPGIRGRLGSLQQLAIVSGIFASFAINYLLQWLAGGPNQPLWLGLDAWRWMFLAMAVPAIVYGALAFTIPESPRYLVATHKIPEARRVLTRLLGQKNLEITITRIQETLEREDKPSWRDMRKPTGGLYGIVWVGLGLSIFQQFVGINVIFYYSNVLWQAVGFSADQSAVYTVITSIINVLTTLIAIALIDKIGRKPLLLIGSTGMAVTLITMAVIFGNATVGPDGNPSLAGASGIIALIAANLFVVAFGMSWGPVVWVLLGEMFPNRIRAAALGLAAAGQWAANWLITVTFPGLREHLGLAYGFYGLCAVLSGLFVWRWVMETKGVSLEDMHAEILHEDKTAAT; from the coding sequence ATGGCCGGTCAAGGCGGACCTGTCGGAGAGACTCCTGAGATCTTCGACGAGGGCCAGGATTTCTCGTCAGGCAAGACTGCAATCCGCATCGCTTCCGTGGCCGCCCTCGGCGGTCTGCTGTTCGGCTACGACAGCGCGGTGATCAACGGCGCAGTGGACTCGATCCAGGAGGACTTCGGCATCGGCAATGCCGAGCTCGGCTTCGCCGTGGCTTCGGCACTGCTCGGTGCGGCCGCCGGCGCCATGACCGCCGGGCGCATCGCCGACAGGATCGGCCGCATCGCGGTGATGAAGATCGCCGCCGTGCTGTTCCTCATCAGCGCGTTCGGCACCGGCTTCGCCCACGAGGTGTGGGCAGTGGTGCTGTTCCGGATCATCGGCGGCATCGGTGTCGGCGTGGCGTCGGTGATCGCGCCCGCCTACATCGCCGAGACCTCGCCACCGGGCATTCGCGGCCGGCTCGGCTCGCTGCAGCAGCTGGCCATCGTGTCCGGCATCTTCGCCTCGTTCGCCATCAACTATCTGCTGCAGTGGCTGGCCGGCGGCCCGAACCAGCCGCTGTGGCTGGGGCTCGACGCGTGGCGGTGGATGTTCCTGGCGATGGCGGTGCCCGCGATCGTCTATGGCGCCCTCGCCTTCACCATTCCGGAGTCCCCGCGGTATCTCGTTGCCACGCATAAGATCCCGGAAGCCCGGCGCGTCCTGACCAGGCTGCTCGGGCAGAAGAACCTGGAGATCACCATCACCCGCATCCAGGAGACCCTGGAGCGCGAGGACAAGCCCTCCTGGCGCGACATGCGCAAACCGACCGGCGGGCTCTACGGCATCGTCTGGGTGGGCCTCGGGCTGTCGATCTTCCAGCAGTTCGTCGGCATCAACGTGATCTTCTACTACTCCAACGTGCTGTGGCAGGCGGTCGGATTCAGCGCCGACCAATCCGCGGTCTACACCGTGATCACGTCGATCATCAACGTGCTGACCACGCTGATCGCCATCGCGCTGATCGACAAGATCGGCCGCAAGCCGCTGCTGCTGATCGGCTCGACGGGCATGGCGGTCACGCTGATCACGATGGCGGTCATCTTCGGCAACGCCACGGTCGGCCCGGACGGCAACCCGAGCCTGGCCGGCGCGTCCGGCATCATCGCGCTCATCGCGGCCAACCTGTTCGTCGTCGCCTTCGGCATGTCGTGGGGCCCGGTGGTGTGGGTGCTGCTCGGCGAGATGTTCCCGAACCGGATCCGAGCCGCGGCGCTCGGCCTCGCGGCCGCCGGCCAGTGGGCCGCCAACTGGTTGATCACCGTCACGTTCCCGGGGCTGCGCGAGCACCTCGGCCTGGCCTACGGTTTCTACGGCCTGTGCGCGGTGCTGTCCGGCCTGTTCGTCTGGCGTTGGGTCATGGAGACCAAGGGCGTGTCGCTCGAGGACATGCACGCGGAGATCCTGCACGAGGACAAGACGGCCGCCACCTAG
- a CDS encoding HAD family hydrolase, which translates to MRAVLWDMDGTLVDSEKLWDVSLSALYDSLGGTMSRQTRETLVGASAEETMATVYAELGLELDPEAMAESIRWLHGHTADLFDGGLPWCDGARDMLEALAAEGTPMALVTNTARALTERALNSIGRQYFSATVCGDEVPRGKPAPDPYLRAADLLGLPAAHCLAVEDSVTGTAAAESAGCAVLVVPNDVPVPTGPRRHQVGSLAGLRVTDLRRIYVDLDRGVRDRTA; encoded by the coding sequence GTGCGAGCGGTGCTGTGGGACATGGACGGCACCCTCGTCGACTCCGAAAAGCTGTGGGACGTCTCACTGTCCGCGCTCTACGACTCACTGGGCGGCACGATGAGCCGCCAGACACGCGAGACCCTGGTCGGCGCGTCGGCCGAAGAGACGATGGCCACCGTCTACGCCGAACTCGGTCTCGAGCTCGATCCCGAGGCGATGGCCGAGTCGATCCGGTGGCTGCACGGCCACACCGCCGATCTGTTCGACGGCGGACTGCCCTGGTGTGACGGAGCCCGGGACATGCTGGAAGCGCTTGCCGCCGAAGGCACTCCCATGGCTTTGGTGACCAACACGGCGCGCGCACTCACCGAGCGGGCGCTCAACAGCATTGGGCGGCAGTACTTCTCGGCGACCGTGTGCGGTGACGAGGTGCCGCGCGGCAAACCGGCCCCCGACCCGTACCTGCGGGCAGCCGACCTTCTGGGCCTGCCGGCCGCTCACTGTCTCGCGGTGGAGGACTCGGTCACCGGCACCGCCGCGGCCGAGAGCGCCGGCTGTGCGGTGCTGGTCGTCCCCAACGACGTGCCGGTACCCACCGGCCCCCGTCGCCATCAGGTCGGCTCGCTGGCCGGCTTGCGAGTGACCGATCTGCGGCGGATCTACGTCGACCTCGACCGCGGCGTGCGGGATCGCACCGCCTGA
- the metH gene encoding methionine synthase, translating into MNAPDPNTFAPNIRPDCSDELTATLGRRIMVIDGAMGTAIQRDRPDEAGYRGERFADWPSDLVGNNDLLNLTQPHIIEGIHREYLEAGADILETNTFNANAVSLSDYGMAELSYELNYAGAALARTACDEFSTKAKPRYVAGALGPTTRTASISPDVNDPGARNVSYDQLVDAYLEAAKGLVDGGADLLIVETIFDTLNAKAAVFALETLFEERGRRWPVIISGTITDASGRTLSGQVTEAFWNSIRHAKPLAVGLNCALGAPEMRPYLAEMSRIADTFVSCYPNAGLPNAFGEYDESPTRQAGYVADFAEAGLVNMVGGCCGTTPAHIAEIAKVVEGKPPREVPEIEVATRLAGLEPLNITDDSLFVNIGERTNITGSARFRNLIKAEDYDTALSVALQQVEVGAQVIDINMDEGMIDGVAAMDRFTKLIAAEPDISRVPVMIDSSKWEVIEAGLKNVQGKPIVNSISMKEGEEKFIREARLCRKYGAAVVVMAFDEQGQADNLERRKQICGRAYRVLTEEVGFPPEDIIFDPNCFALATGIEEHASYGIDFIEACAWIKENLPGVHISGGISNVSFSFRGNNPVREAIHAVFLFHAIKAGLDMGIVNAGALVPYDSIDPELRDRIEDVVLNRREDAAERLLEIAERFNKTEDAAEAGAAEWRSLPVRERITHALVKGIDAHVDDDTEELRAEIAGAGGRPIEVIEGPLMDGMNVVGDLFGSGKMFLPQVVKSARVMKKAVAYLLPFIEAEKEEAGTTGSKDTNGTIVMATVKGDVHDIGKNIVGVVLQCNNFEVIDLGVMVPAQKILDAAKEHDADIIGLSGLITPSLDEMANFAVEMERQGLEIPLLIGGATTSRAHTAVKISPRRSGPVVWVKDASRSVPVAAALLDDKQRPALLEATEKDYASLRERHAQKNERPMVTLEKARANRTPIDWDGYTPPVPAIGTGIREFADYDLAELREYIDWQPFFNAWEMKGRFPDILNNPASGEAARKLYDDAQEMLDTLIKEKWLTANGVIGFFPANAVGDDIEVYTDDTRTEVLTTLHNLRQQGEHRDGIPNRSLGDFIAPKATGLADYVGAFAVTAGLGSGEKIAEFKAAVDDYSAILLESLADRLAEAFAERMHQRVREEFWGYQPDEHLDNEALIGEKYVGIRPAPGYPACPEHTEKVTLWTLMDVKERTGIELTESMAMWPGAAVSGWYFSHPQSQYFVVGRLGQDQVADYAKRKGWTLAEAERWLAPNLGYNPED; encoded by the coding sequence GTGAACGCCCCTGACCCGAACACCTTTGCGCCGAACATTCGCCCCGACTGCAGCGACGAACTGACTGCCACCCTCGGCCGGCGGATCATGGTGATCGACGGCGCGATGGGCACGGCGATCCAGCGGGACCGGCCCGACGAGGCCGGCTACCGCGGCGAGCGGTTCGCCGACTGGCCGAGCGATCTCGTCGGCAACAACGACCTGCTCAACCTGACCCAGCCGCACATCATCGAGGGGATCCACCGCGAGTACCTCGAGGCGGGCGCCGACATCCTCGAGACCAACACGTTCAATGCGAACGCGGTCTCGCTCTCCGATTACGGCATGGCGGAGCTGAGCTACGAACTGAACTACGCCGGCGCCGCGCTGGCCCGCACAGCCTGCGACGAGTTCAGCACGAAGGCCAAGCCCCGCTACGTCGCCGGGGCGCTGGGGCCGACGACGCGGACCGCGTCGATCTCGCCGGACGTCAACGATCCCGGGGCCCGCAACGTCTCCTACGACCAGCTGGTCGACGCCTACCTCGAGGCCGCCAAAGGCCTGGTCGACGGTGGTGCCGACCTCCTCATCGTCGAGACGATCTTCGACACGCTGAACGCCAAGGCGGCGGTGTTCGCCCTCGAGACGCTGTTCGAGGAGCGCGGACGCCGCTGGCCGGTGATCATCTCGGGCACCATCACCGATGCGTCCGGGCGCACGTTGTCCGGTCAGGTCACCGAAGCGTTCTGGAACTCGATCCGGCACGCCAAGCCGCTCGCGGTGGGTCTCAACTGCGCCCTGGGCGCGCCGGAGATGAGGCCCTACCTCGCCGAGATGTCGCGGATCGCGGACACCTTCGTCTCCTGCTACCCGAACGCCGGCCTGCCCAACGCCTTCGGCGAGTACGACGAGTCCCCGACGCGTCAGGCCGGCTACGTCGCCGATTTCGCCGAGGCCGGTCTGGTCAACATGGTCGGCGGTTGCTGCGGCACGACGCCGGCGCACATCGCCGAGATCGCCAAGGTCGTCGAGGGCAAGCCGCCCCGCGAGGTGCCCGAGATCGAGGTGGCCACCCGGCTCGCCGGCCTGGAGCCGCTCAACATCACCGACGACTCGCTGTTCGTCAACATCGGTGAGCGCACCAACATCACCGGCTCGGCCCGGTTCCGCAACCTGATCAAGGCCGAGGACTACGACACCGCGCTGTCGGTGGCCCTGCAGCAGGTCGAGGTCGGTGCGCAGGTCATCGACATCAACATGGACGAGGGCATGATCGACGGCGTCGCCGCGATGGACCGGTTCACCAAGCTGATCGCCGCCGAACCGGACATCAGCCGCGTCCCGGTGATGATCGACTCCTCCAAGTGGGAGGTCATCGAGGCCGGCCTGAAGAACGTGCAGGGCAAGCCGATCGTCAACTCGATCTCCATGAAGGAGGGCGAGGAGAAGTTCATCCGCGAGGCACGGCTGTGCCGCAAATACGGGGCCGCCGTCGTCGTGATGGCCTTCGACGAACAGGGGCAGGCCGACAACCTCGAGCGCCGCAAACAGATCTGCGGACGCGCCTACCGGGTGCTGACCGAAGAGGTCGGCTTCCCGCCCGAGGACATCATCTTCGACCCGAACTGCTTCGCGCTGGCGACCGGTATCGAGGAGCACGCGTCCTACGGGATCGACTTCATCGAAGCCTGCGCGTGGATCAAGGAGAACCTGCCCGGGGTGCACATCTCCGGCGGCATCTCCAACGTGTCGTTCTCGTTCCGCGGAAACAACCCCGTCCGCGAGGCGATCCACGCGGTGTTCCTGTTCCACGCCATCAAGGCCGGCCTGGACATGGGCATCGTGAACGCCGGGGCGCTGGTGCCCTACGACTCGATCGACCCGGAGCTGCGGGACCGCATCGAGGACGTCGTGCTGAACCGTCGCGAGGATGCGGCCGAACGGCTGCTGGAGATCGCGGAACGGTTCAACAAGACGGAAGACGCCGCCGAGGCCGGGGCCGCGGAGTGGCGCAGCCTGCCGGTCCGCGAGCGGATCACGCACGCTCTGGTCAAGGGCATCGACGCCCACGTCGACGACGACACCGAGGAGTTGCGGGCCGAGATCGCCGGAGCAGGTGGTCGCCCGATCGAGGTGATCGAAGGCCCGCTGATGGACGGCATGAACGTCGTCGGTGACCTGTTCGGCTCGGGCAAGATGTTCCTGCCTCAGGTCGTGAAGTCGGCCCGGGTGATGAAGAAGGCCGTCGCCTACCTGCTGCCGTTCATCGAGGCGGAGAAGGAAGAGGCAGGCACCACCGGGAGCAAGGACACCAACGGCACGATCGTGATGGCGACCGTGAAGGGCGACGTCCACGACATCGGCAAGAACATCGTCGGAGTTGTGCTGCAGTGCAACAACTTCGAAGTGATCGACCTCGGTGTGATGGTGCCCGCGCAGAAGATCCTGGATGCGGCCAAGGAGCACGACGCCGACATCATCGGGCTGTCCGGGCTGATCACCCCGTCGCTGGACGAGATGGCCAACTTCGCCGTCGAGATGGAACGCCAGGGCCTGGAGATCCCGCTGCTGATCGGGGGCGCGACCACGTCGCGCGCCCATACCGCCGTGAAGATCTCGCCGCGCCGCTCCGGTCCGGTGGTCTGGGTCAAGGACGCGTCGCGCTCGGTGCCGGTGGCCGCCGCGCTGCTCGACGACAAGCAGCGGCCGGCGCTGTTGGAGGCCACCGAGAAGGATTACGCCTCGCTGCGGGAACGGCACGCCCAGAAGAACGAGCGGCCGATGGTGACGCTGGAGAAGGCCCGCGCCAACCGGACCCCGATCGACTGGGACGGCTACACGCCGCCGGTACCCGCCATCGGCACGGGAATACGGGAATTTGCGGACTACGACCTCGCCGAGCTGCGCGAGTACATCGACTGGCAGCCGTTCTTCAACGCGTGGGAGATGAAGGGCCGCTTCCCCGACATCCTGAACAACCCGGCGTCCGGCGAGGCTGCCCGCAAGCTCTACGACGACGCGCAGGAAATGCTCGACACCCTGATCAAGGAGAAGTGGCTGACGGCCAACGGGGTGATCGGGTTCTTCCCGGCCAACGCTGTCGGTGACGACATCGAGGTCTACACCGACGACACCCGTACCGAGGTGCTGACCACCCTGCACAACCTGCGCCAGCAGGGCGAGCACCGCGACGGCATCCCGAACCGGTCACTGGGCGACTTCATCGCGCCGAAGGCCACTGGTCTGGCCGACTACGTCGGCGCCTTCGCGGTCACCGCGGGGCTCGGCAGCGGAGAGAAGATCGCGGAGTTCAAGGCAGCCGTCGACGACTACAGCGCGATCCTGCTGGAATCGCTCGCCGACAGGCTGGCCGAGGCGTTCGCCGAACGGATGCACCAACGGGTCCGCGAGGAGTTCTGGGGATACCAGCCCGACGAGCACCTGGACAACGAGGCACTCATCGGCGAGAAGTACGTGGGAATCCGGCCTGCCCCCGGCTACCCGGCCTGCCCGGAACACACCGAGAAGGTGACGCTCTGGACGCTGATGGACGTCAAGGAGCGGACCGGTATCGAGCTGACCGAGTCGATGGCGATGTGGCCCGGCGCTGCGGTCAGCGGCTGGTATTTCTCGCACCCGCAGTCGCAGTACTTCGTCGTCGGCCGGTTGGGCCAGGACCAGGTCGCCGACTACGCGAAGCGCAAGGGATGGACCCTGGCCGAGGCGGAGCGCTGGCTGGCTCCCAACCTCGGCTACAACCCGGAGGACTGA
- a CDS encoding PAC2 family protein gives MTPSDFGGPKRSDLPDLHDTIVVAAFEGWNDAGDAASDALEHLDAIWEAETIVEIDDEAYFDYQVNRPVIRMVDGVTRELVWPSMRISHCRPPGSDRDIVLMHGVEPNMRWRTFCAELLAIADKLNVHTVVILGALLADTPHTRPVPVSGAAYSSDSAKTFGLEETRYEGPTGIAGVFQDACVQAGIPAVTFWAAVPHYVSQPPNPKATVALLRRVEDVLDIEVPLADLPAQAEEWEQAVSEMTAEDEEIAEYVQSLEERGDAEVDLNEALGKIDGDALAAEFERYLRRRGR, from the coding sequence GTGACTCCCTCGGATTTCGGCGGTCCGAAGCGATCCGACCTGCCCGACCTGCACGACACCATCGTCGTCGCAGCCTTCGAGGGCTGGAACGACGCCGGAGACGCGGCGAGCGATGCGCTCGAGCATCTCGACGCCATCTGGGAGGCGGAGACGATCGTCGAGATCGACGACGAGGCCTACTTCGACTACCAGGTCAACAGGCCGGTAATCCGGATGGTCGACGGCGTGACCAGGGAATTGGTGTGGCCGTCGATGCGGATCTCGCACTGCCGCCCGCCCGGCAGTGACCGCGACATCGTGTTGATGCACGGCGTCGAGCCCAACATGCGGTGGCGCACGTTCTGCGCCGAACTGCTGGCCATCGCGGACAAGCTCAACGTGCACACCGTGGTGATCCTCGGCGCGCTGCTCGCCGACACCCCGCATACGCGGCCGGTTCCGGTGTCGGGTGCCGCGTACTCCTCGGATTCGGCGAAGACGTTCGGCCTCGAGGAGACCCGCTACGAGGGGCCCACCGGCATCGCCGGGGTGTTCCAGGACGCCTGCGTGCAGGCCGGCATCCCCGCGGTGACGTTCTGGGCCGCCGTCCCGCACTACGTCTCCCAGCCGCCGAACCCGAAGGCGACGGTCGCGCTGCTGCGCCGGGTCGAGGACGTACTCGACATCGAGGTGCCGCTGGCCGACCTGCCCGCCCAGGCCGAGGAGTGGGAACAGGCCGTCAGCGAGATGACGGCCGAGGACGAGGAGATCGCCGAGTACGTCCAGTCACTCGAGGAACGCGGCGACGCCGAAGTGGATCTCAACGAGGCGCTGGGCAAGATCGACGGCGACGCGCTGGCCGCGGAGTTCGAGCGCTACCTGCGCAGGCGCGGGCGGTAG
- a CDS encoding patatin-like phospholipase family protein, with amino-acid sequence MKQADLVLSGGGVKGIALAGAVSALVSKGYVPQRVSGTSAGALVGAVLAAATHRGDLSSALLEDLAMSIDYSGFLDPGPVERIPVLGPAWGVLSGDGIYRGDALRRWVAAQLADYGVETFADLAIDDPQLPPEQRYRLVVTVADVTLGQLVRLPWDYERVYGLNPDEQSVADAVRASTAIPFFFRPATLASSAGRASTLVDGGLLSNFPIDSLDRIDGKPPRWPTFGVTLLPNLPADNEQVIPALRPLHLLGGPTLLEQVVTTILVGRDQAYLNQPWVGARTIRIDTSEVGVLDFDLSQPEKETLYGDGLRAGEAFLSTWDWTEYLTRFR; translated from the coding sequence GTGAAGCAGGCCGATCTCGTTCTCTCGGGCGGCGGCGTCAAGGGCATCGCCCTGGCCGGCGCGGTGTCGGCGCTGGTCAGCAAGGGATATGTGCCGCAACGCGTCTCGGGCACCTCGGCGGGCGCGCTGGTGGGGGCCGTGCTCGCCGCGGCCACACACCGCGGGGACCTGTCCTCGGCGCTGCTGGAAGACCTGGCGATGAGCATCGACTACAGCGGCTTCCTCGACCCGGGGCCGGTCGAACGAATCCCTGTGCTGGGACCGGCGTGGGGTGTGCTCAGCGGCGACGGCATCTATCGCGGGGACGCTCTGCGCCGGTGGGTGGCCGCGCAACTGGCCGACTACGGTGTCGAGACGTTCGCGGACCTGGCGATCGACGACCCGCAGCTCCCACCCGAGCAGCGCTACCGGCTCGTCGTCACCGTGGCCGATGTCACGCTGGGTCAGCTGGTGCGCCTGCCGTGGGACTACGAACGCGTGTACGGCCTGAACCCGGACGAACAGTCGGTGGCCGACGCGGTGCGCGCCTCGACGGCGATCCCGTTCTTCTTCCGGCCCGCGACCCTGGCCAGCTCCGCGGGCAGGGCCTCGACGCTGGTGGACGGCGGGCTGCTGTCGAACTTCCCGATCGACTCACTGGACCGGATCGACGGCAAGCCGCCGCGGTGGCCGACGTTCGGTGTGACACTGCTGCCCAACCTGCCCGCCGACAACGAGCAGGTGATCCCGGCCCTGCGGCCGCTGCACCTGCTGGGCGGCCCCACCCTGCTCGAGCAGGTGGTGACCACCATTCTGGTGGGCCGTGACCAGGCGTACCTGAATCAGCCGTGGGTCGGCGCCCGCACGATCCGGATCGACACCAGCGAGGTCGGCGTGCTGGACTTCGATCTGTCGCAGCCGGAGAAAGAGACGCTCTACGGTGACGGTCTGCGCGCCGGCGAGGCCTTCCTGTCCACGTGGGACTGGACGGAGTACCTGACTCGGTTCCGCTGA
- a CDS encoding DUF1254 domain-containing protein, with translation MRRMFAAAAALLLLAGCGNGTDSSNTSQTTSSTASASPAAVTPAEARAIAKEAYIYGFPIVDNYRVQYTYFVDKQDPQYKGGWNEIHSTAEVFTPADTTVQTPNSDTPYSVLGADLRAEPLVLTVPPIQQDRYYSLQFVDGYTYNFAYVGSRTTGNGGGRYLLAGPNWKGEKPAGIDQVIRSDTDLAMVLYRTQLFGPSDIDEVKKIQSGYQVAPLSVFLNQPSPAPAPAIDFVPPLTSEQQRTSPQFFKILDFALRFAPTLPEEKELRARFTKIGVGPDGTFDPDKLSPDMRTAIEGGMADAWADLDALKKNEVDTGKVGSAQFFGSRQDLKGNYLYRMAGAVFGIYGNTAAEALYPAFTNDATGAPLTGANNYTFHFPKGQLPPVNAFWSLTMYELPQSLLVANPINRYLINSPMLPSLVPDADGGYTVYIQNTSPGLDREANWLPAPKGPFSLILRLYWPKPDALNGTWKASPPQKV, from the coding sequence ATGCGCCGGATGTTCGCGGCGGCGGCCGCGCTGCTGCTGCTGGCCGGCTGCGGCAACGGCACCGACTCGTCGAACACGTCGCAGACGACGAGCTCCACCGCGTCGGCGTCCCCGGCCGCCGTGACCCCGGCCGAGGCGCGGGCGATCGCCAAAGAGGCCTACATCTACGGCTTCCCGATCGTCGACAACTACCGGGTGCAGTACACCTACTTCGTCGACAAACAGGACCCGCAGTACAAGGGCGGCTGGAACGAGATCCACAGCACCGCAGAGGTGTTCACGCCGGCCGACACCACGGTCCAGACGCCGAACTCGGACACCCCGTACTCGGTTCTCGGCGCCGATCTGCGCGCCGAACCGCTGGTGCTCACGGTCCCGCCGATCCAGCAGGACCGGTACTACTCGCTGCAGTTCGTCGACGGCTACACCTACAACTTCGCCTACGTCGGGAGCCGCACCACCGGCAACGGCGGCGGTAGGTACCTGTTGGCCGGCCCGAACTGGAAGGGCGAGAAGCCGGCGGGCATCGACCAGGTGATCCGGTCGGACACCGACCTGGCCATGGTGCTGTACCGGACTCAGCTGTTCGGGCCGTCGGACATCGACGAGGTCAAGAAGATCCAGTCGGGCTACCAGGTGGCGCCGCTGTCGGTGTTCCTCAACCAGCCGTCCCCTGCACCCGCGCCGGCGATCGACTTCGTCCCGCCGCTGACGTCGGAGCAGCAGCGCACGTCGCCGCAGTTCTTCAAGATCTTGGACTTCGCCCTGCGGTTCGCGCCCACACTGCCCGAGGAGAAGGAGCTGCGAGCGCGGTTCACCAAGATCGGTGTCGGCCCCGACGGCACCTTCGATCCCGACAAGCTCTCGCCCGACATGCGCACCGCGATCGAAGGTGGCATGGCCGACGCCTGGGCGGACCTGGATGCGCTGAAGAAGAACGAGGTGGACACCGGCAAGGTCGGCTCCGCGCAGTTCTTCGGCAGCCGCCAGGACCTGAAGGGCAACTACCTGTATCGGATGGCCGGCGCGGTGTTCGGGATCTACGGCAACACCGCCGCCGAAGCGCTCTATCCCGCATTCACCAACGATGCCACCGGGGCACCGCTGACCGGTGCGAACAACTACACGTTCCACTTCCCGAAGGGGCAGCTGCCGCCGGTCAACGCGTTCTGGTCGCTGACCATGTACGAGCTGCCGCAGAGCCTGCTGGTGGCCAACCCGATCAACCGCTACCTCATCAACTCGCCGATGCTGCCGAGTCTGGTGCCCGACGCCGACGGCGGTTACACGGTGTACATCCAGAACACCTCGCCGGGCCTCGACAGGGAGGCCAACTGGCTTCCGGCGCCCAAGGGCCCGTTCTCGCTGATCCTGAGGCTGTACTGGCCGAAACCGGACGCGCTCAACGGCACCTGGAAGGCATCGCCGCCGCAGAAGGTCTAG
- the mshC gene encoding cysteine--1-D-myo-inosityl 2-amino-2-deoxy-alpha-D-glucopyranoside ligase → MQSWSAPSVPALPGRGPQLRLYDSADRQVRPVTPGETATMYVCGITPYDATHLGHAATYLTFDLVYRLWLDSGHDVHYVQNITDVDDPLFERAERDGIGWRELADRETDLFREDMAALRVVPPREYVAATEAVGEVIEVVEKLLAAGAAYVVDDPQYPDVYFHADATVQFGYESGYDRDTMRTLFAERGGDPERPGKSDPIDALLWRAERPGEPSWPSPFGPGRPGWHVECAAIALSRIGTGLDIQGGGSDLIFPHHEFSAAHAECVTGERRFARHYVHSGMIGWDGHKMSKSRGNLVLVSQLRRDGVDPAAVRLGLFAGHYRQDRFWSQAVLDEARARLHRWRTATALAQAPDATDVVARVRRYLADDLDTPKALAALDGWATDALAYGGHDDTAGRTVATAVDALLGIQL, encoded by the coding sequence ATGCAATCCTGGTCGGCCCCGAGCGTTCCGGCGCTGCCCGGCCGGGGTCCGCAGTTGCGCCTCTACGACAGCGCCGACCGGCAGGTGCGCCCGGTCACACCGGGGGAGACGGCGACGATGTACGTCTGCGGGATCACCCCGTACGACGCGACCCACCTCGGTCACGCCGCCACCTACCTGACCTTCGACCTGGTGTACCGGCTGTGGCTGGACTCCGGCCACGACGTGCACTACGTGCAGAACATCACCGACGTCGACGATCCGCTGTTCGAGCGCGCGGAGCGCGACGGCATCGGCTGGCGTGAGCTCGCCGACCGGGAGACCGACCTGTTCCGCGAGGACATGGCGGCGCTGCGGGTCGTGCCGCCGCGCGAGTACGTCGCGGCCACCGAGGCGGTGGGCGAGGTGATCGAGGTCGTCGAGAAGCTCCTGGCCGCCGGCGCCGCCTACGTCGTCGACGATCCGCAGTATCCCGACGTCTACTTCCACGCCGACGCCACCGTCCAGTTCGGGTACGAGTCCGGCTACGACCGCGACACGATGCGCACGCTGTTCGCCGAGCGCGGGGGTGACCCCGAGCGCCCCGGCAAGAGCGACCCGATCGATGCCCTGTTGTGGCGTGCCGAGCGTCCCGGTGAACCGAGCTGGCCGTCACCGTTCGGGCCGGGCCGGCCGGGATGGCACGTCGAGTGCGCGGCGATCGCGCTCAGCCGCATCGGCACCGGCCTGGACATCCAGGGCGGCGGCAGCGACCTGATCTTCCCCCACCACGAGTTCTCGGCCGCCCACGCCGAATGCGTCACCGGAGAGCGGCGTTTCGCGCGTCACTACGTGCACTCCGGGATGATCGGCTGGGACGGGCACAAGATGTCCAAGAGCCGCGGCAATCTGGTGCTGGTCTCGCAGTTGCGTCGCGACGGTGTGGATCCCGCGGCCGTCCGGCTGGGCCTGTTCGCCGGCCACTATCGCCAGGACCGGTTCTGGAGTCAGGCGGTGCTCGACGAGGCCCGGGCCAGGCTGCACCGGTGGCGCACCGCGACCGCGCTCGCGCAGGCGCCCGACGCCACCGACGTCGTGGCCCGGGTGCGCCGCTACCTCGCCGACGATCTGGACACCCCGAAAGCGCTTGCCGCCCTTGATGGGTGGGCCACCGATGCGCTGGCCTACGGCGGTCACGACGACACCGCCGGGCGGACCGTGGCCACCGCGGTCGACGCGCTGCTGGGAATACAGCTGTAA